The genomic interval GGCTGAGAGCGGCAGCAGAGCGGTGGCGGCGTCTCATCAAGGCCATCGCATCGTTTCATTTCACACTTGTTGATCGCCATTTTACTCACAGACGTGACAGCGTCCACAACCCTCAACACATCACAAGATTTACTTCAGATTTGCCACTAAAAGGTGCTGATCAGAAATCAATTGCATTGTTAAAATTTACAAAAACTATAAAATGAccatataaatgtttttttttttaattgtacattCAACTTTCATTGTATTTCAAGTTGATATGGTTTAAACCACATCTTATCCACCAAATTATGAAAGAAATGCCAACCTTTCATCCTTAAATTCACTGTCAACAGGTTGCATCTaaccttttttttaagtgtaatttgtccgtgtgtgtgtaatgtgagaaagagatttttaaaaaaataaaataaaataaaaatttttaATGAATAATGCTCACCTTTGATAAAAGGCAGGTGAAAAGTCTTCCCGTTGTCAGGTTGGACACTTTAAATCCAGTGTTGTTCTTCAGCGCAGCGCAGATTGAGGCTGAACATATTTACGCAGACTGCTTTTTTTCGGTTACTTTAACTCTGTCCCAGACTGAAGCAAAGATGGTGAAGTGAAAAAGGCAGACAGATGAGAGGAGATCTGCTAAAGCGTGACCCTCCCTGGTTCCAGTGACGGGCACACGCAGACCAGAGCGCCCTGTGGTCCGTATGGAGATCGCTCCGCAGGACCACTCTTGAAATATGAGAAACAATCAGCAgtacacaacccccccccccatcagtcCCCTCCCTCATcgcctccttctctcctgtCATTGCATGTTTCCTCATCTGACTTCGCTTGTTGCTGGATGACTGTGAAGCCAGTTTAAAATCATTGCATTATAATTATTGTTGCAGCATAAAACTAGCTCATCTGTCTTTACCGTGCGTTAAACCAGCAAGAGATTTCTAGTATTTAAACAAATCTAAATGGTTTGAAATTTTCAAAAAAGGGTTAAATTGTTAATTTAAGTTCTATATTATCCACCTACAGCAACAATTAGGTtaaacactcaaacaaaaagCTGTTATTTTACCTCTAACAGGAGTCCAGGGACCCACCTCTCACCACCTGCTTGTCAATCGGCAGAAATCGTATTACCTGTAATGTCCATTGGGACTAAACTCAATCAATCCTGTCACCAGATCTCCATTTTGGAGTCAACCAAAACAGGAGTGGGGCATTTTAAATAACCTAATCAGTTTGGACCCCATGGACAAAGTTATCACCCTCGTGTCCACAGTGATTTGTTGTTTACAAGCCAATCATTATGATCAATTGTCCACTAATTCCCGATGACACTGCCGTGCACACACCTTAAACACGCCCATCCATCTTCCGCCTCAGGCCTCGCATCACAAATTGTTTTGTTGACGCCGGCCTGCTGGACGTACGAGGCGTCCGATGGAGCTCGGACCACGACGAGGTGAACATAATCGAGTGCCTTGTTTTCATAAATGCAACAGCTGAGACCCTGAGCAAAGGCGGGTGGCGAGGAAGACACGGGTGAAGCACCAGGGGATGATGAACGGGAACCGGTTTCTTTCATTGTTTACGACAGTGAGGCCTGTGTAGCTGAAACCTTTCACTTTCACTCCATTAACCGCAGAGCAGAAGAATAACAACTGGTGAAGAGAATGCAAACCATAACACGTGTCCAGGAAATGTAAGCAAGGAGAGCGAAGGATGGGAGGAAGGTTGGACAGCAGCTTGAAGTTGTTATGAGAAGCAGATGAAGTATGTGGCTTGTCCAGGACACAAAGCAGAACCCaaacgaaacaaaacacaagtagcacaaaaaaaaaaaaaagttcacatAGACTTATGTGAACAGACATACTTTTAACCAGTAAAGCTCATCAGAACTACTAGTGTAGAACTGTAGATCATGGATGAATAGATATATTCTATTGTTACCTAGTGAATTTCCTATGAATCCATTAGGGAGGTTTGTCAATAATGTGTTGGTGAAGGGTTAATATTGTCACTTGGAGGTGCAATGCGGCAAAAGCCAACCTACAAAGACAGCAGAGAAGATCTGTTATAGGAGTtaacacaaaattaaaatgatGTGTGAACAACGTACACGATGGGATAAATGCTAAAAACTTAAGGTCTTAATCTACCTACATGCCTCAAGAGGGCGCCATAActtcaacaaatcaaaaattGAGGCTGTGTAGAAATCTTGAGTTAATTAAATCTGGGCAGACCTAAATCACTGAATGCTAATTAGCTCAACTCACAGCACAGACACTCAACCAACCACCATTATGACAACAACGTGTGTTAAGGTTTCTGTTTTAATTCAACCCAAGAGTCACATTAACAAGTTATATCATAGCAGTCCTGAACAGACAAGTTCAACGTCGCTTGCAGTAATGACTCTTCATCAAAATGCATTACCAAAATAAGACTTGCTGAgtatagaaaaaaaagacaggaagtaaagctaCAGAGTTCAGTTTGGTGGTTCCGCAGAGAGTGAGCCATCAGAAAGACGATACTGCGCCACTGAGCACACGAGTCTTTCATCTTAAGCTCACTGCTGGACAAACTGGGATACGCAGGCAGCAGTAGCATAGGTACGAGTTTAGGAACATGAGATTCACCTTTACCAAGGTTTCTGACGTCATGTGAATCACATGAAAACGAATGCACCCAGTAATTTTAAATGGAGCCGATGCAGAATTATGTACATTTGCAAACCTTTGGCTTGCTGATGAAGTACATCATCCTTTAGACTtcaaaaatgcaaatgtctATTAGAAAGACACAAATCAATACAGCATGAGGGGTTGATATGGCTCAGTACTAGTATCTTACTCAGCTTTCTATCAGTCCTAAGTCACTCCACCTATTTACACCTCAGCAGTAAGGTTTCcctcacatatactgtacagggcCACACTTACAGTTAGCCACCTGTTGTAAAGTCACATTACTTTGGAGTACAATAGTAATACTAGTCCATTTTACTGTGCAATCAAGTTCTAGTCTAGTCATCTAGTACGCTGATGTCCTACAAGCtttaaaagtcacatttaaGCTACAGATTTTCACCAATctgagacaaagcagaaaaGTAGGTTTAAAACCAATTCTAAGAACAAAAACGAATGACGGGCAAGGGACAGTTTGTTTCATGTTCCctcaaataataattaatacttGTAATCCTAatccagacaaaaaaaaaacaaaaacaaaaaaaaaaacataggtGTTACAAACTTGTACATGTTTTACAGCAAAATTATgtttctttaaataaaaaataatctaAAGTGCgagcacaaacagacaaatcaaacagacaGTAAAGGGGCAGCACTAGCGATCATATTAAATGTTGGTTTATCTGTGCGTACAGTCTGGAGCGTTGGCGTGACGTGGCCCGTCATGTGGCGGCAGAGATCACCTCGAGGCCCGACACTTCACGCTCGCGCTTTGCTTAGTTCAACCTGCACGCGTCAAACACATGTGCGAGAGACAGGAGAAGTAGTTTACATTTGAAAACCATAattccatttaaaaaaatgtccaCAAGATCAGTTTTCAGTAGCTTCTGATTGTGACAAGATTGTCTATACATTCTCTTCTTTAGCATAAAAATTCTCTAGATTCAAGGCTATCGGTTTCCATATGAAATCTGCATTTTGTTTCTAAGCACTCAACTCAGTGgtaacaataatataataaacttTACACTGTGTAGGAGGAAtacagagaaaaaacaaactacTGCAGTTTTATACAAAGAAATAAACTGGCTCATTTTTCACTAGTAATACaatctgcagaggagagaggatcACAGATCTCTGTCGTGgcagtgaaaataaaaatcattcaTGTACGTATATCAAAAATTCACAAAATGACCTGCATTTGGAATATTCAAAATACATATCAGAACTCTTTGTAAGCATAAATCTTGAGAAGGCTTAAAAGATGTGGAATATTGCTTCACTCAAAGCCGTAACAGggatgcatgtacagtatggacATGAACATGAGAAGGATGTGAAGCTTGCTGACAGAATGAATatagaatataaaaaaacaatgcaatacATACACAAGTTAAATTGTCTACTAACAGATCAGAAATGATTCCATTCTGCTCTGTAGCTGTTTTCCCTTTAAATGCTCACCTACACTAATGACATTATGCAGACAAGGCTActcacatttgtgtttgttaggTCACAGAGATCAAAAGAATCCAGCCAGGTGTTGATCAGTTGTACAAAAAAATGATTGCAAGAGCATCATTGTGCcataaagagaaagaaaaacatagaCGTCATAAAGGGTCACTTCTAATTTTTGATTaggagaaaacaacaaactTAATACTGGATAAAATGTCATTAATTCAAAATCAATAATACTAATGGACTGTTGAAACAATGCCAACATTTTTAAGTGAATATTCCTTCATTTTAGTTCTATCTAGAAATGTACTTCCATGTCGTCTATAATTAGAGATACAGAGGCTTTTCATCAGATGTTTGGGCAAATTTTAACCTCCAAAACCCCTAAAACAAGGTACAATACAACAGCTGGACAGCTTTCTAAGTCTAGACTTGGACGTGATTAAATGCAAAAGCTGCttggatttttaaaaacatgccTCTGTTCATATAATAAAACATGCACATCAGAATATTAGGGTGACGGTCACATGTGCAGCTGATTAAAGGTCAAACGTCTGAAAGCAAAGTGGAACAGGAGTAATGTGCCATGAAAGGTGGAGGAATGATTCAAAGCGTATAGTGGTGCTATGCAGAAAGGGAAGTGGTAGACTCTGGCCCATGGAAAGCCCAAAAACGACTCCAAACCGGGTCACACATTGTGATTCTGTCCCTTAAAGCCATCGCACCACGGAGTGAAGAGGACAGAACAAACACGAGAGGTGGCGTTAAATTACCTAGTGCATTTTTGGTCCACGTTGTGtctaaaacaaaaagcaaccaCCTGCCAACCTGAATAACTGTTGACACTAATGTGAATGACTGGGCAGAAAGCTATGAAGTAAGAAAACGACATGCATACAACCCAGCGAGTGTCAAAAATGACATCATagtttaatttttcatttttgtcacTGAACCCTGAGCTAAATCAAATATCattgtatatatttaaatatatgtatatatatctatatatatcccAGGCTCATATAATAATGAACATGAACTTGCAAAGACCTGAGTTCACCTCAAATGTGGCTACTAAAGCGAAACGCTTCAAGTGGTCTAACAATTGTCACCAGTTCTCTCAGGTCTTCCTTCTGTAGATAAATAATCCCCTGCTCAAAATAACATGAGCTCATGCATTCTGCACTTTCAGGTCAAAGGCAGCTACAATTAGAGAGAAAACCGTTAAAAAATAAGGAGAGAGCCCCAAACATTGATTTCACGTGAATATGTTCGCCTGCTGATCAGGGCGACGTGTTCCTTCTCGTTTCCCCTCTTATCAAAAACATGCATTCAGTCCAACGTTGgagggaaaattaaaaaaaaccaaaaacatcatctgccctgttttttttttttttaataagtgcTTCTCTTTTAATTATTCAAGCACTCGATTGGAAAAAGCCATTGTTTGGCATGACGATCTTAGCAgtgaaaaaaattattaaaaaaaggaagttataacaaaataaactgtTACCAAGCTGAAAAATAACCTCCGGAAAGTTCATGGACAAAATACGAATAAAAAAGGGGTTTGGTAAACATTTCTTAAATGTAGTCCCTTATGTTTTAAACAAGTTACTAACAGGCATCTGATAACTGTTTGCCCCTCACACAACACCGTCTCACCAGGAGAGGCGTTTTCTCCCACCAAGCCTTTTAGTTGTGTTTCTTATCTATTGTGCCATCGTGGTCACTGGGGCTGAAGTCGGCGCAGATGCCGTTCGCCGTTTTGGCAGTGGATTGCAGGTTGAGGGAAGACGGGCTGGGCGACGGCTGCTGGCGGCGGCTGGGAGCGTTGTGGAGCCCGGCGTTTTCCGTGTACAGGTACTCCTCCGCAAAGTCCGGGTGCTGCTCCGCGAAGCGCCTGAACCTTTCTGTTAAACGGCCACCGGGGGGCGCCAGAGACAAAAAAAACGTTACACAAAAGGTTCAGCAGTTCTAAAAAGGCactgttagaaaaaaaaaaatcaaactgaCAAGGTAACacctttaaaacacaaattaagATGATGTCTTTGGTTCTTTTACCAAATGTGATCTTCCCCGTGTCTTCAGCATCCATGGCGGTAAACAGATGTGACACGCCGAGGTGAGTCACTCCCAAAGCTGTCTTCAGTATAACTGCCAACTCCATCTCTGTGATGGccccgtcctcctctgcctcgaaCATCTGGTGAAGAGAAAACAGGATGAAATGCATCTCTTTGACTTTGCCTCGGGGCATGCCACTCTTGACAGGCTCGTCAGATTAGGAGCCAATTAGATCTCATGGACGTATTGAAGTGGCTGTTTATGAAATCACATACTATCATGGCTCGTGTGCCTTAAGGGCACAGATGCGGTCCTTAAcaattatatactgtaaaactatTCAAATGAAGACACGGTGGTGACTCAAACTTGAGCCGtttcattttcatactgtacaaccaCAAGTGTCAGCAATGATAAAGGCAGTGTTCTATTTCTATTAGACACACATCTGATGATGAataagtgaacatgttggtaTATTACTCAAAAGATGGGTGGAAACTATTTCATTACTCCACTTGCGAAATGTAAGACAACTTAGAGGATATGACATTTTAAGGCAGCAAAATGTCAAGTTGATCCTAAGCAAGGCAGCAAACAAGCACCGAAAAGCCTCCTGTGCCTGGTGTTTAGATAAGCATGATGCTTGAAACAGAACACACCTTGAAGGCCAATTTCATCGTTTGGAGAGTTTTGGCAGGTCTGCATACAACAGATAAGGCTATCACATATTCTCTGATATCCATGGAGCCATCTTCGTgctgagagggaaaaaaaagagacaaaatcATTTGTTACAGAAGAAGATGGAGCatgtaaaaacaaagacatATTGGGTGCAGTAACATGTGACTGTTTTAAGTTACAAACACATTGTTTCCCCAAGTAAAGGTGCTATAACCAATTCTATGACAGCTGCTGGGATTCAATTCAAATTCTTCAAATCTTCCCAAGTTCTTGGAGTCATGATAATTCTTCAAAGTGAAAGACATCTTCAACATCAATGTACCTCGTCAAAAAGAGCGAACATGTCTCGCAGCATGTCTGATACTGGCACGTCAAGAAAGTGAGCGAATTTGTCCAAGTCCAGCTTCTGCCCCTCCAGCTTCCTGGCTCGGTTCCCGTACTCCTGAAGAACCTTCTCAGTGTTCCGAGGTTTCAGCCTGAGACAACACGGCGAGAAACTTGGTTAATTAATAACTTGGTTACAGGGCAGTGCATCACAGCAGACGCAACCTCTAACTGATATTCACAATATTGTaccgtttttttatttatcacacAGATTTGTTTTTATCATGTAATGCAAAGCATTTACATTTGTTGATTTTGCTAGCTTTCATGCCACCTTATGCACAGTCATCACCAATAACGGGGATCAACCAAAACAGCATGTTATCGTTAGCATTAACAACTATTAGTATCACTATTAATACTACAAATATTGAGAGTGATGCCTTGAGCTTCTTACACAATAAGATCAAAAATATgcaagacacacacatatatgcatGATATTGTGGTtatgttgttttgcttttgcaacaaaataaaatcgCAATCAAAGTATTAATGAATTGGAGTAAAACGTCTGcacaataaacaacattatATTGAGGAGACAGTACTGATCACCGCAGCCACTGCCAGTACATTAATACGATTTTTTAACATCTCTTTACCATCATCTGTATCCCTTACTTAATAGTCTGGACGGGAAGGTTTGAGTGACTCACCCCAGCCTCCTGACGAGTTTGGCAAACTCCAGCAGACAGGTGTCGACTGGCAGTTTGAGCTGGCCTTCTGCCATGGCCAGCTGGCAGTCTTCAAATGAATAGTCTGTGATGGGAACCCCGAGGGCCCTGAGCACAACACAGAGGAGACAATGATAGGACATCGGTGTGTGCAAAGCAATACTTAGGTTAACTTAAAGCGTACTGTATGAGAATAATTAAGAATAATTATTTTGTACATCTGCAGGAATATAAACTAATTTATGTTATACATATTCCTGGTGTTGGTGTCTTCTAAGACAAGGAAAgcaaaatgtatataaaagcAAATAATAATTAAGTCGCAACTTTTTTCCATGGGgaattttgtttttgcatgttcAGGGTCGTCTAACTTACTTGGCCATGACGCGTCTCACATTGATTGCAAAGAGAGCGGggttctttttctcctcctctgaaggGGTGTAGATCGGAAGGAACTGCCAAATCAACACATTTAGTTTTGAGTTAATTCATTTGTGACACGAGTTACTTTAAATGATAATATACAATCCTGTAGCACTGAAGATTTTCCAGATGCAGAATGTAAAATGAGACAACACATTAGACTTCACTGCCACATAAAAAGTGCTCAAGTGTCAAATGAAGTACAATTGAAGTACAAACTAATGACTGCACAGAAAATGACAGGAAATGTGGAGAGGACATGGTCTCTGGTCACATTCTGCATGGAGGACTGATACTTACCTCAATAACAAACTCGTTGTGCAACTGGCAGAGCGTCAACCACAGGATTTCAAACCTGGATGACAACAGGACATTATCAACAAAGACACAGCTGGCCTTGACCTGCTTCAGTGACCCCAGGATGAGATGCACCTTAGCTCAGTTTAGACATTAAAATCGAAGACATATTGTTATCAGTTTATACTTTAAAAGATTCTGCCAGAATGACGGAAGCTGAATCCAAACAGGACATAGTTTTCTGAGGAAACTACAACAATAAGGCCAGTCATTCTTTTTTGGTCCTAACTAATCTATTTCCAGGCTACTCTCTTTGTGTAGGTTCTGGTTTGGGCACAATATTTGTTTCCTCAGTGTGAACcagattataaaaaaaaacaacaacaaccctaTGAGAGACAATAGAGTAGTTTGAGAATCATACATTTGCAACTAAACAGGTCAGAATACGAAGCAGAGCGCTTCAGAATATTCAAGGAATGATGTACTCACGCTCCGGGCCCTTGCCACGTCCATGTTATTGTGTCCTGCAAAAAGCACACGCAGTCTGTAAACCAGACTCAAACACATctaacaacacaacacagcagcacctccactCAGCAGAGGACAGCACAGGTCTGGTTACTTCACACGGTCTTTTAACAATGTAAAATTAATTTTCCGCATTCTCACCAACATGCCTGAACGTTGCTTCGGTCATCATTTGTCCCAAGTTGTGTTAATTCCCAGTTTAGTTAACTGGGCAGTGacttaaacagaaaacactggcATGATTCAAACGTTGCCAGCGATCAGTGAATCCAAACCTTTTCAGTAATTCCTATTCATCTATATGGAATGCTTTTTGTCTTCTGGTGAAATCTAAATGCATAAACTTACTTGTAGCAGCTTATTTTCACAATTgcctttttattaattttttatttttttgaaaaACACATTGCATCACAAGTTGAACAAACTgattatttaaatgatttccTTCATAAATAAAAGCTACAGGACGCCCGCAGCAGACAGCATCTACATATTAACATCTCTTTTTGGTTTGCAAAGTCTCCATGTGACGCCTGTGCACCGCTGTGTTATTCTAGTAGGATCTAATGGTGCTGCTGTATAAAAGTGGTTACTTTGACCCTTTGCTGTGCCTTATTGTCATTAACTGACAAATATGAAAGCATTTATTGTGATATTCCAACTGATAACACCATTGTCTTCCTACCAGTCAGCCACAGGCAGCAACACGCTCAAAGACCCACCTTTGGTCTCATTATACATGATACAAACTGAATAGATATTAGACCTTGCTTTGGCAGATACTCCAGGGATTCTCAAATGCTGTTATACAATTTAGCAAAATGTTTTTCCATCAATTTTTATTACAAACCTAAGAgcttaaacagaaaaaaacacaacataacCACAAAAGCAAGTGTTGACTCAGGGAGGATCTCACATTACTGTTTATTCTGCTGTATTTGCAAAATACGTCTGCACTACTCAGAACCTGTTCTCCTACATGGTTACTATATATAAATGTGATATTGCAATGTGAGCAGCAACATATTCACCTACCCACCGTTTTATTCTGGAACGATGCCTGGCAAGCTACTGTACAGGCCAAGGATATGGTATAGACTGGGACACACCCAAGAGGGTGCTTTCAAATGATCCCACTGCCAAGCCTTATTATAATAAACCACAGTCTTCCTTTGCCAAAATAaggttttgtcattttattctattctgcCTATAAGATACACATATAGTAAGTACATAAAAGAATTGTGCCAATGAAACCTCTTAAAACAATCTTACCAGTTTATTGGGGTAGCGAATCACCACAGGTTGCACTGGTACGGCAGGAATGAAGGCCCCTGAAGGAGGTGGACAAAAGGTTTAGCTACACAGTATGTCAAAGATCTTTGTATTTTAGAACActttcatttgaattttttAGATATTTCAAACTATTTACTATGATTCGTATTCCTCCATAACTAGAAGCACGCAGCTAAAGTTAAAGTTAGCGTTAGATAATTAGAAAAAGAATAACAGAAGAAAGGTGAATAAGTAGAAAAATGGCAGGAAGTACCTGGCTTAAATGTGATTAGACATGATCTATTGGTGCACGTCCCCTCTGGAAAAATCATTATCTGAAGTAGAAGAAGGACATCActcaatacaaaacaaaagcaaaaccctTATCTATGACAAGTTACAAGAGTATTAGGTAGAAGAATACGTGTCACTGCCATTTAAGTTCACCCAACCAATTCAGACCCATTACCCACTGTTTAGCAATGTCTGCTACTGTTAAAATGCAGCTTGAAGTTCCACCTGTAAAAGCTGAGGACTTGGAGGCTCTGGATCACTTCCACTGACTAACCTGAGGCCATTCCCCTCCAGAGTGTGCTCTGCGTTTGATTTCCTCCACCGTCTTCTTTCTGGAGTCCTGGTCTGAccgtgacacaaacacaggcctgatGTACTTGATCAGAGCTAGAAGCAAAAGGCGAAGGAGGATTACATAGAAGCAAAGCAATCATTTCTTCTGGTCAATGAATCAGATTATCAGTATGGACTTTCATTTTCTGGTTAATTAAGGTTTGAGACAGAGAGGCTTTTAGTTAGAGGTTTATGCCCATAGCATCCTATACTTTTACTGTCTGATACAATAACCAGCATAAATGTGGACAAGCAGTATCTAAATCAACTGTTATATTATGCAAGTTACTGTCTGTATTTACACATGGTCATGTGTATGTGATGCCGGGTGGTTGAGCCGGTCTCACATGATAATCACACAAGAAAGATGTGGCTTCCCTTTCTGATTGCAAGCTGGTAATATGGACTAAAAAAATGAgcatcaacaaaacaaaactgcacCTACATGTATCAGCTGTGTGACTACGTAAACTCATAGTAATCATCATATTGTAGGCATACCACACAAGTCCTACTGCACAACTCCTTTTGGCAATTTAATTTCCTGCAGCACTGGCTCTTGACTGAGGGGGGCTAAAGACAACTGAAACAAACTGAGGTGGAGCATTCTATACAGCCTGAACAAAGGCTTTGTTGGACATGAGAGAcgcaaacaaaaagaaagaaagagagcgagcaagagaaaatgttaaaaaaaaagagaaatctgAATGTAGATGaggaaaggggagagagagagagagagagaggctttaAAAAGGAGAAACTGATTCCATGACAGTCGTGTGCCAACAGGAAGGGATTAAGGCTCTCGCTAGTCCTCTgagacacacactccacacgTCACTGTGGCTGATCAGGTCTTAATGTTTATTCTGGACTTCACTTGCTTGGCCAGACATCGGTGCCTTCTGTGGGGTAGCAGGACTAGTTGAACCTAAGTCTAACACTAGGTGTAAAAGAAGCAAGTGAACGGGACACAGTAACAAACACTAAGGTTTTTCAGCACACAACCTGCTTGAAGGGGCATTAGACCTAATAGGCAAGTTGGCATCTCAGCTAGTAAGTAGGATCTGCTAAATGAGCAGTG from Betta splendens chromosome 16, fBetSpl5.4, whole genome shotgun sequence carries:
- the LOC114842585 gene encoding lysophosphatidylcholine acyltransferase 1 translates to MRLPSNRQCAAEGDGKKMDQAPPFRNPFVHVLQFTPLEKAKIALMTVTLFPVRLLIAAFMMLLAWPFAFLASVGRSETVVEPQCLWRRLVDIILKIIMRVMWFAGGFHWITVKGQRALPAEAPILTLAPHSSYFDAMPVTMTMASIVMKAESKDIPVWGTLIKYIRPVFVSRSDQDSRKKTVEEIKRRAHSGGEWPQIMIFPEGTCTNRSCLITFKPGAFIPAVPVQPVVIRYPNKLDTITWTWQGPGAFEILWLTLCQLHNEFVIEFLPIYTPSEEEKKNPALFAINVRRVMAKALGVPITDYSFEDCQLAMAEGQLKLPVDTCLLEFAKLVRRLGLKPRNTEKVLQEYGNRARKLEGQKLDLDKFAHFLDVPVSDMLRDMFALFDEHEDGSMDIREYVIALSVVCRPAKTLQTMKLAFKMFEAEEDGAITEMELAVILKTALGVTHLGVSHLFTAMDAEDTGKITFERFRRFAEQHPDFAEEYLYTENAGLHNAPSRRQQPSPSPSSLNLQSTAKTANGICADFSPSDHDGTIDKKHN